The genomic DNA GTCATCGCGATCGGCGCGTACGCCACGCACATGACCGTCACCGCGATCATCGTGGCGCGGCGCCAGGTGCTGTTCGTCGGACGACGCACGGCGGCCCCCCTGCTGGCTCACGGCCTCGGCCCGGCCCTCAATAGTCTCGTCTGGACCATCGAGACGGTAGAGGCGGCCACCGCCGTGGTCAACGGTCCTGCGCGCGTTCGTCGCGGTGCCGTACCCACTCCCAGAAGTCGATCATCATCCGCTCGTACCGGATGCCGAACTCCAGCGCCTCGCGCTGCCCCGGGGCAAGTAACCCACCCACCCCGTCGGCGAGTTCCTCGTAGCCCCGAAGCGTCTTCTCGTGCTCGCCGAGCTGGGCCGGGGCGAGGACGTCGGGACGGCCGCCGAACCACAGCTTGAGAATGCCGCGCTCCCTGGCCTCGACCGGCACGAACTCCGGGTCGTCGAGCCAGCCCCTCAGGACGGCCCGGCCCTGGCCGGTGAGGGTCAACACCCGGCGGTTACGGCCGCTTTCGCGCCGCACCTGGGAGAGCAGCCCGGCCTCCAGCAGCCGGTCGCACTGGGCGTACACCTGCGCGTGCGGCATCGACCAGAACGGCGCGACGGTACGCGCGGCCTCCGTCTTCACGTCGTACGGGCTCGCCTCGCCCAGCTTGTCGATGATGCCGAGGACGAGGAACGAGGAGGTGGTCAGCCGCACGTCAGCCATGCGTCGACCGTATCGCGGTGTCGAACGAATACTTGGGGTGCGCAAATGATGTGAACTGCCCCACGACGGGTAGTTCTTAACTCAGCGCCTCTTCCGCGTGAACACCTCCACTCAAAGGAACTGTGGTCTTGGCTCTCGCGTACCCTGACGCCCCGTCAGCCCGTCGACCCGGGCGTACCTGGACTATTCGCATCACCGGTCACCGCGACCGCACCGCCTCGGTGAGCTGCTCCTCCGGGTGCGGCATGCCGGCCCGGTCGCGCGACCTCGCGGCCCTGCGCCGCTTCGCCGAAGCCCATGCGGCGGCCCACGTCAGAGCGGCGACCGTACGCCCCGACGCGGCCTGCGGCTGCCGTCGGCAGCGGTGCGCGGCGCACGAGGGGACCCGGGTCGACTGCTCGGGATCGGTGCTGCTGGTGCTGCGCCACGATCCCGCGGTCGGCCAGGTGTGGACCCTCGCCGAGGTCTGCGCGGCCTGCGCCTCGCTGATGACGCACACCCGCGTCGTCGGCAAGCCCGTGCCGCGCACCCGGCCGCCGCGCGAGGAGACGGTCGTCCCCCTGGAGGTGCCGTCCGCGACGAGCGCTCGTCCGGTACCGGCCGGGTTCAGCGCGCCCGCGCCCGATCCGGGCGTCCCGTCCCGGCCGGGCGCCGCGAACAGGCGTCGGGGGCGGTGAGGTCCGATGGCACACGGACGGGACCCGCCCCGAGCGGATGGTGGGCGGGTCCCGTCCGCCCCACCATTCTGAGGACCGGGCCATGTCAATTGCACGCATGAAACCCGTCCTCCCGGAGTGAACGGATCACACCCCGCGCGTAAGCTCGCGCGGTATCGCAGGAAAATCGGGCATACGAGACGCTGCGCCCCCTGCTCGACCCCCGCTTGACCCGCCAAGATCTCCCACGGGGATACTGATGGGTCAGCACCGCACCCGCCCGCAGATTGGCCTATGTCGAACTCCTCCACAGCTTCGCCCACGATCCCCCACACGGTGTGGCTGGCTCGCGGCCGCCACGTCGGGTCCGACGACCCCGCGGAGGTCGTACGGCGACAGTTGCAACGGCTCAAGGACCGCGAGGTCATCGACGACCACCTGGAACCGGACGCCAACGACGATCCGGCCGTTCCTGAGCTGGTCTTCGAGGCGCGCTGGCGGGTCGAGGGGACGGTGACCGTACGGGCCCGGTTGACGCTGCCGTCCGCTCCGGAACCGGGGTCGCCCTCGGCCTCCCCCATGCCCTCTTCCTCACCCTCATCCTCGTCCGAGGGTCAGGAGTGGGTCCTGGTCGCGGAGGCGGAGCGCGTCTGGGATCCCCGGTGGCCCTCCCCCGCGACCATGTTCTGGCCCGAGGACACGGACGCCGGCTGGGACCATGTGACGGTTCCGGGGCTGCGCTTCCGGCAGGTCAACCCGCTGCCTCACGACGAGAAGGATCTGCGGCGCCTGTTCCGGAGCTGCGCGCAGGAAAGCTGGGGCATCCATCTCGTCGTGCACGAGGCCATGACCCCGGACGCGCACGGCCGGCTGCCGCTGGCACGGTTGCTGCCCGCGAGCCTTCGGGACCGCGTGGTGGAGCACCGG from Streptomyces sp. NBC_01478 includes the following:
- a CDS encoding PadR family transcriptional regulator, giving the protein MADVRLTTSSFLVLGIIDKLGEASPYDVKTEAARTVAPFWSMPHAQVYAQCDRLLEAGLLSQVRRESGRNRRVLTLTGQGRAVLRGWLDDPEFVPVEARERGILKLWFGGRPDVLAPAQLGEHEKTLRGYEELADGVGGLLAPGQREALEFGIRYERMMIDFWEWVRHRDERAQDR